ATGGCGATGAGTGTTCCGACGACGAACCCCGGCAAATACACGAGGAGCGTGGTTTGCCACAGCTGGGGAGTTTCCACGAGGAACGGTGTAAAGGCGGTGAGCGGAAGCGAGAGCATCAGCATGCTTCCAAGAACGATGCCGACCTGTTCGAGGCGGCGAGGGAGGGACATAAAGAAACGTTCGTCGTCCTGAATAATACGTCTTCTGTCGTCTGTGACCGTCTCCAGTTGGGTTTAGCTCGGCGGCGCGGGCGGGCCGAGCGAAACGAGGTAGACGATACCGCCGATGACGATGCTTCCCAGAAAGCTGACGAGGATGTGGATGGCGGTGACGAATCCCGCGGTACGCCATTTGATTCGATAGACGATATGAAAGAGGCTCAGGTCGAGCGCGACAGCGATAGCAACGATGAGAGCCCCGAAGTATCGTTGGAGAACGAACGGAAGTATCGCAATTGCCGGGCCGATTGCGAGCGCGCGAGTAAACGGCACACTTCCGAGGAAGTTTCTCGCGGCGATGTGGGCCGTTAGCGTGAGAAAACTCGCCAGAAGGAGATACGTTCCGACGATTGGCGTCAGTTCACCCAGCAGTGCCATACTCGTTATTCACGAGCGTGGCATCTTGGGTTTGGCGATTACTCCAGCAGACCGAGTTCTTCGAGCCGCGAGACGATTTTGTCAACCGCCTGCTCTGCATCTTCTGGCTTCTTGCCGCCGGTGATGACGAGTTTGCCGGAACCGAAGAGCAGCGCGACGACTTCGGGTTCGTCGAGGCGGTAGACGAGGCCGGGGAACTGTTCGGGTTCGTACTCGATGTTCTCCAGACCAAGACCGATAGCGATAGCGTTGAGATTGAGATTGCGTCCGAGGTCAGCGCTGGTAACGATGTTCTGAACGACGATTTCGGGGTTTTCGTTGACTTCGATGTTCAGCTCGCGGAGTTTGTCGAAGACGATTTCGAGACTTTCGTGAACGTCGGCAGTACTCTTCGCGCCGGTACAGACAATTTTGCCGGAGCGAAAGATGAGTGCGGCCGATTTCGGGTTCTGGGTACGGTAGACGAGGCCGGGGAACTGCTCGGGGTCGTAATCCGCACCTTCGAGGTCCATAGCGACGCTCTGAAGGTCGAGTTCCTGTCCGATGCCCGTCGAGGCGACCACGTTTTCAATGTTGATGGTTTCCTTGGGGTCGGTCATAGCGCGACTTAAATGTCGTATTTAACGTTTATAAAGGTTGGTAGTCCTGTCTGACACGTCTCAAACAGGCTTTATGAAGCGTTTCAGGACGAAACGTTCATATCGGGGTCTTTGGCGGCGTTTCGCGTCCGTCTCGCAAATCCTGATGGCGCAGACCTTAACAGTGCGCCGCCCCAATCGGCGGGTAATGACCGACGAGCGAAGTCACAAGTTTTCGGAAGGAGAGGGCTTCGGCGACCCATACGACGAGTTCGATTTAGACCCGCCGGAACTCGAAGTGAGTCCGGACGAGGTAGACCCCGTGGATTCCCGCGTCGTCACGGATATGTTAGACCAGCAGGCGATTCCGAGCGACAGGGTGTCCGTCGCAGACCTCGTCGAAGTCGGGCTGAGCTACATGCAAATCAACCGCTTCGAACAGGCAACCGAGACGTTCGAGCGCGCGGCCCGCTACGCCGACGAGGACTCCCTCGAAGCGCAAGAAGCGTGGGTGAACAAGGGTGCGGCACACGGCCAACTCGAAGAGTGGGACGAAGCTATCGGGTCGTACCGCGAAGCCCTCCGAATTGATGACGACAGCGAACACGCCGCGACTGCGGAGACGAATCTAGCCTACGCGCTGTGGGAGTCCGGCCAGACCGAACAGGCACTCGAACATTCCGAACGCGCGGTCGAAATCGACCAGCGATTCCCACAGGCGTGGTTCAACCGCGGCTTCTTCCTGCTCGAACGCGGACTGGCGGAGGACGCCCTGAACTGCTTCGACAACGCGATTCGACTCGGCTTCAGAAACGTACAGGTCGTCGAAGAGAAAGCGCGCGCGCTGGAGGAGGTCGGCGAGGACGAGGAGGCCGAACAACTCGCGGAGGAAGCAGAAGAGATGCGAAAGCAGGCGGAGCAAGAACTGGTTCAGGAGTAATCGAAGAGCAATGATTCTCAGGGAGCGAGACACACAAGAGGGACTGTTGGTCGCGGTCTGTGACGACGACGTGCTCGGCGAGACGTTCGAAGCAGGCGACGTGTCGTTCACCGTGAGCGAGGAGTTCTACGGCGGCGACGAAGTGGACGAAAGCGAAGTCGTGGACAGTCTCACTCGCGCCAGCGTGGCGAACATCGTCGGCACTGAGGCCGTGAGCCTCGCAATCGAGAAGGGATTCATTGACGAGGAAAGCGTTCTCGATTTGGATTCGACCAAACACGCACAGTTTTTGCGGGTTTAGCTTCGGTTCGGATTCCAGTTAGTCCAGCAAGGCGGGGACGTTTACAGCGACCAAACAGAGCAGTGACCCGACCGCTACTCCCGCACCAATCGTCGTCAACCCAGTGTCGAAAGCCAACGAGAGGACGGTGTGGAAGGCACCGACGAACGCGAGGCCGAGAAAGAGTAGACTCGTGCCGAGTCGTCGTTTCGAAACCATACGAACGGAAAGGGTCGGACTGTCTTAAGTTACGTTGCTAACGACGTAATGAAAACCGGTTTCGTCGCGCTCGATAGACCGAAGGAGTGTTTTGGCTCGAACACTAACCATTCCACGATGGAACCACAGCAGTCAGACGCGTTGGATGTCGCGCGTATTCGGGATGATTTCCCGATTCTGGAGCGGGAGGTCAACGAAACCCAGTTGGTGTACCTCGACAACGCGGCGACGACGCAGACGCCGGAGCAGGTCGTTGATGCCATCTGTGACTACTATCGGAATTACAACGCGAACGTCCACCGCGGTATCCACCAGTTGAGCCAAGAGGCCTCAATCGCCTACGAAGAAGCCCACGATACAGTCGCGGAGTTCATCGGTGCGAGCGGCGGGCGCGAGGAGCTGGTGTTCACGAAGAACACGACGGAAGGCGAAAACCTCGTGGCCTACGCGTGGGGACTGAACGAACTCGGGCCGGGCGACGAAGTCGTCCTGACCGAGATGGAACATCACGCCTCGCTCGTGACGTGGCAACAACTCGGCAAGAAAACCGGGGCGGACGTGAAGTACATCCCCGTGGACGAACAGGGCTATCTCGACATGGACGCCGCGAAAGAGATGATTACCGACGACACGAAGATGGTGAGCGTCGTCCACGTCTCGAACACGCTCGGGACGACGAACCCGGTCGGTGAACTAGCCGACATCGCGCACGACCACGACGCCTACATCTTCGTTGACGGCGCGCAGGCCGTGCCGAATCGTCCCGTCGATGTCGAGGAAATCGACGCCGACTTTTATGCCTTCTCGGGCCACAAGATGGCCGGCCCGACCGGCATCGGCGGCCTGTACGGCAAGAAACACATTTTGGAGGAGATGGAGCCGTATCTCTACGGCGGCGACATGATTCGTAAAGTAACCTACGACGACGCGACGTGGGAAGACCTGCCGTGGAAGTTCGAGGCCGGAACCCCGAACATCGCGCAGGGGGTCGCGCTGGCCGCCGCCGTCGAATATCTTGAGGACATCGGCATGGAGCGGATCCAGCGCCATGAAGAACAACTTGCGGAGTACGCCTACGACCGCCTGACCGAAGAGGGCGACGTGGAAATCTACGGCCCGCCGGGCGACGACCGCGGCGGACTCGTCTCGTTCAACGTGGATAGCGTCCACGCCCATGATCTCTCCAGCATTGTGAACGACCACGCGGTGGCGATTCGAGCGGGCGACCACTGTACCCAGCCCCTCCACGACAAAATGGGCGTTCCAGCGTCGGCGCGAGCATCCTTCTACATTTACAACACCCGCGAAGAGGTCGATAAACTGGTCGAAGCAGTCGATGACGCCCGGCAGTTGTTCGCGCAGTAGACACGGAAACCACTTCTACACTCTTTTCCATGTTCTATTTATCGTCGAACGTTCACTCGTGCGTTCCCGGCCGGGAAAACGGTAGTTCTGGACGGTGCCTGTTCGACACGGGTGATTTGAACATCTCTTCGGAACTACATAACCAATATATACATACAATTTCGGAAAATACATCGATAAAGACGAATGACGACTAACTCTCCCCCAGAAGCAGTGCGACCTCACGCGAAAACCTACTTCGGCGATGTCGCTCCGGCGCACGATTGGCAGCACGTAAAGTGAGTCGCCACTCTCGCGGAAGCGCTTTCTGACAAACACGACACAAACGACCGAATCTTGTCCACGGCGGTCTGGCTTCACGATATCGGCAGGGCACGCGAAGACCGCGGAGAGATAGACGACCATGCCGAGTGGGGTGCGAAGGAAGCAAAACGCATTCTCGCCGAGTACGACGCCACAGAGACGGAAATAGAAGCGATTCAGCACTGCATTCGCGCACATCGCTTTTCCAACGATATCGAACCCGAAACGATAGAAGCGAAACTACTCAGCGATGCGGACAACTTGGACGCGCTCGGCGCAGTCGGAATCGCACGCAACTTCTGTTTCAGTGGTGTACTCGGCCAGACGCTCCACGACCCCGACCTGCCGATAGAGGCGGACGACACGACTTCCGGAGCCACGGGCATAAACCACTTCCACAAGAAGATTCTCCGACTGCCAGAGCGGATGTACACCGACGCAGGGCGAAGGATGGCCGAGGAGCGCAGTACGTTCGTGGAGGAGTTTATCGCGCGGTTCGAGCGCGAAGTCCCGGGAGAGGTCTGAACTGTCGGAATCTTTTTACGCGACACTCGTCTACCTACAGTCAACAATGAGCATGGGTTCGGACATGTACCGACAGCAGATTCTCGACCACTACCGAAGCCCGCGCAACTACGGTGAGCTGGACGACCCCCATTTCACCCACGAGGGCGTCAACCCTTCCTGTGGCGACGAACTCGAATTTGATGTTGTCCTCGAAGACGACGAGGAAACCATCGAACGAGTTGCGTTCCGCGGCGACGGTTGTGCTATCAGTCAGGCCAGCGCGAGCATGCTGTCGCAGAAGCTACCGGGAATGACCTTAGACGAAGTCGAGGAAATGGATAGAGACGACGTTATCGACATGCTCGGTGTCGATATTAGCCCGATGCGGGTAAAATGCGCCGTCCTCGCCGAAAAAGTCGTCCAAGACGGTGCGGAGATTTTCGAAGGGGAAGCAGAACTCGACAAAACGACGACCGAGTAACCGGCGTTTTCGAACCCTTCGATGGCAGACCTTTTTCACCTCTGTTGATGTTTCTCTAATATGTGTATCGAGATTCGCCCACCGACGCCGACACATATCGACGGGGTTCAGCGAGTTGCAGAGCAAGCGTGGTATTCAGCACACGAACCGATTGTCGGGGCGGAAACGGTCGATGAATTTCTGGAGAAACACTACGATGCGGAAACGTTTCGCTCGCTTATCGAAAACGATGCGATTTTTGCTGTTGCTGTAGCGAGCGAATCCGACGTTGTCGGATTCGCTTCCGCCACCCCTGACGACTGCTCTACGACGTACCACCTCGGTCGTATCTATATCCTTCCCGACCGCTGGGGTGAAGGAATCGGACGGCGACTTCTCGCTGACATCGAACAGACGGTCGAACGGCGTGGGGGAAAACGAATCACACTAGGCGTCATGGCCGAAAACGAACGCGCCGTGAACTTCTACGAATCGAGAGGCTATCGGCGCGAGAACGAATTCTACGACGACCGAATCGACGCGCGTGGCTACGAATACAAAAAAGAGATGTAAAGGGGAAAGAGTAGGGGGAATCCGTCGCGCGAAGCAGTACGGCTATTCCGGTTTCAGACCGGCGTCCTGCACGCGCATGACGGCCTCGCCGTCGGCGAGGTTCGGCGCGTCCACGAGGCGAACGATACGCTTGTCGCCCTTGGATTTGCGGAGGTACATCCGGAACGTGGATTTGTGGCCGAGGATGTTGCCACCGATGGGTTGGGTTGGGTCGCCGAAGAACGAATCGGGGTTCGAGGAGACTTGATTCGTTACGACGATAGCCGTGTTGTACAGGTTGCCGACCTTGTCGATGTCGTGGAGGTGTTTGTTGAGTTTCTGCTGGCGGGTCGCGAGTTGACCACGGCCAACGTACTCGGCACGGAAGTGGGCCGTGAGGCTGTCGATACAGAGGAGTCGGACAGGCCACTCGCTGTCTTCGTGTTCGCCAGCGAGTTCTTGGGATTTCTCCGCGAGGAGCATCTGGTGGTTGGAGTTAAACGCTTTTGCGACGTGAATCTTGTCGAGGAAGTCATCCACGAGTTCGGTCATTGCGCCGTCGTCGTCCGGCGATCCTTCGATTTCACGGTCGTCCATCGTAGCCTGCAGGACTTCGTCCGGAAGGCCACGAACCATGTCGTCGATACGCTCCGGTCGGAACGTGTCCTCGCTGTCGATGAAGATGACGCTCCCGCCGAGGCCACCCTGTTCGCGTGGGAGTTGCACGTTCACCGAAAGCTGGTGTGTGACCTGCGACTTGCCAGCACCGAACTCACCGTACACTTCGGTGATGGACTGGGTTTCGACGCCACCGCCGAGGAGGTCGTCTACTTCGTCAATTTGCCAGCTAAGTTTGCCGATTCGTTCGCGCCGTTCGAGAACCTGTGAACCGGTTTCGAAGCCGCCGATGTCGGCTTCCTTCCGCGCGGCCTGAATGATGTCTGCGGCTGTGCTCTCGCCCACGTCGGCGGTGTTACTAAGTTCGCCGGGGCTTGCAACTGCGAGGCTCTGATACGAGTCGAAGCCTGCGTCGCCGAGTTTTTCTGCTGTCGCCGGTCCAACGCCGGGGAGGGTTTCGAGGTCTACGTCTGCCATCGTACTCCATCCTTGTTCTCACCATCATATAAACCCCCGTTAACTGCGGAGTGAAAGTGAAACTGGACGACAGCGGAGGGGTGGACGAGTTAGAACAACAGAGTTTAGGTAGGAAGATGCAGTGGCGTGGTAGTTTATCACACAGAAACCAGTGACAACGGACTCAATCCCACGGATGCTCGTTGATGTTGTCGGGCCAGAGTGGATACCAGTACTGTTCGTCCGATTCGATTTCGAGTTCGCCGTCGAGATTGCTCTCCAGTTTGAACTCCGCCGAGGAATCCCGTTCGTGACCTCGTTTCGGCGCGAAGGGGTAGTATGCGCCTCTGCGGAACGAATACACCCAGTACACGTTGTTTCCGTCTTGTTCGAATCCGAAGAGTGCGGCCAGCAGGCGCGAACCGTACCCCTGTTCCACGAACGTGTCGGCGGCGAAGTGGAGGCTCGTCACGAGGTCTTCGAAGTCGTCGTCTTCGAGGACGAACCACGAGTAGCCGTGGCTGTCCACGTGCGCCCGCGCTTCTGTTCCCGTCTCTTCCTTTCCGGCTTCGAGAATGGCGTGAACGTCGTCAACCGCGTTCTTGAAATCGGTGCTATCGACTTCCGAAAAACAGAGCGCGGCCATCCCGACCGGTTCGTAGCCGAGGTCGGCTTCCATCGTCACGTAGGCCGTGCTCATGCCGAAGAGGTCTTCCGGGTCTGCATCCCGGCCAGCGTCCGTCTCGGCCCGGATGCCGAGCACTTCGCGGATTCCATCCAGTAGTCCCATGCGCGGGTGTACGCGCGGGGGGTGGAAAAAGGGAGATGATACTTATGTTATTCTTAACAAAGGCGTTCGAGGGTGTCGGAAGCGATGATGGGAAATCATTCGAGACGCCGGTTTCTCGAACTGGCGGGTACCGGCAC
The window above is part of the Haladaptatus cibarius D43 genome. Proteins encoded here:
- a CDS encoding GNAT family N-acetyltransferase; translated protein: MCIEIRPPTPTHIDGVQRVAEQAWYSAHEPIVGAETVDEFLEKHYDAETFRSLIENDAIFAVAVASESDVVGFASATPDDCSTTYHLGRIYILPDRWGEGIGRRLLADIEQTVERRGGKRITLGVMAENERAVNFYESRGYRRENEFYDDRIDARGYEYKKEM
- a CDS encoding aminotransferase class V-fold PLP-dependent enzyme; protein product: MEPQQSDALDVARIRDDFPILEREVNETQLVYLDNAATTQTPEQVVDAICDYYRNYNANVHRGIHQLSQEASIAYEEAHDTVAEFIGASGGREELVFTKNTTEGENLVAYAWGLNELGPGDEVVLTEMEHHASLVTWQQLGKKTGADVKYIPVDEQGYLDMDAAKEMITDDTKMVSVVHVSNTLGTTNPVGELADIAHDHDAYIFVDGAQAVPNRPVDVEEIDADFYAFSGHKMAGPTGIGGLYGKKHILEEMEPYLYGGDMIRKVTYDDATWEDLPWKFEAGTPNIAQGVALAAAVEYLEDIGMERIQRHEEQLAEYAYDRLTEEGDVEIYGPPGDDRGGLVSFNVDSVHAHDLSSIVNDHAVAIRAGDHCTQPLHDKMGVPASARASFYIYNTREEVDKLVEAVDDARQLFAQ
- a CDS encoding tetratricopeptide repeat protein, with product MTDERSHKFSEGEGFGDPYDEFDLDPPELEVSPDEVDPVDSRVVTDMLDQQAIPSDRVSVADLVEVGLSYMQINRFEQATETFERAARYADEDSLEAQEAWVNKGAAHGQLEEWDEAIGSYREALRIDDDSEHAATAETNLAYALWESGQTEQALEHSERAVEIDQRFPQAWFNRGFFLLERGLAEDALNCFDNAIRLGFRNVQVVEEKARALEEVGEDEEAEQLAEEAEEMRKQAEQELVQE
- a CDS encoding TATA-box-binding protein translates to MTDPKETINIENVVASTGIGQELDLQSVAMDLEGADYDPEQFPGLVYRTQNPKSAALIFRSGKIVCTGAKSTADVHESLEIVFDKLRELNIEVNENPEIVVQNIVTSADLGRNLNLNAIAIGLGLENIEYEPEQFPGLVYRLDEPEVVALLFGSGKLVITGGKKPEDAEQAVDKIVSRLEELGLLE
- the pspAB gene encoding PspA-associated protein PspAB; its protein translation is MGLLDGIREVLGIRAETDAGRDADPEDLFGMSTAYVTMEADLGYEPVGMAALCFSEVDSTDFKNAVDDVHAILEAGKEETGTEARAHVDSHGYSWFVLEDDDFEDLVTSLHFAADTFVEQGYGSRLLAALFGFEQDGNNVYWVYSFRRGAYYPFAPKRGHERDSSAEFKLESNLDGELEIESDEQYWYPLWPDNINEHPWD
- a CDS encoding iron-sulfur cluster assembly scaffold protein; translation: MSMGSDMYRQQILDHYRSPRNYGELDDPHFTHEGVNPSCGDELEFDVVLEDDEETIERVAFRGDGCAISQASASMLSQKLPGMTLDEVEEMDRDDVIDMLGVDISPMRVKCAVLAEKVVQDGAEIFEGEAELDKTTTE
- a CDS encoding DUF424 domain-containing protein, producing MILRERDTQEGLLVAVCDDDVLGETFEAGDVSFTVSEEFYGGDEVDESEVVDSLTRASVANIVGTEAVSLAIEKGFIDEESVLDLDSTKHAQFLRV
- the radA gene encoding DNA repair and recombination protein RadA; translated protein: MADVDLETLPGVGPATAEKLGDAGFDSYQSLAVASPGELSNTADVGESTAADIIQAARKEADIGGFETGSQVLERRERIGKLSWQIDEVDDLLGGGVETQSITEVYGEFGAGKSQVTHQLSVNVQLPREQGGLGGSVIFIDSEDTFRPERIDDMVRGLPDEVLQATMDDREIEGSPDDDGAMTELVDDFLDKIHVAKAFNSNHQMLLAEKSQELAGEHEDSEWPVRLLCIDSLTAHFRAEYVGRGQLATRQQKLNKHLHDIDKVGNLYNTAIVVTNQVSSNPDSFFGDPTQPIGGNILGHKSTFRMYLRKSKGDKRIVRLVDAPNLADGEAVMRVQDAGLKPE
- a CDS encoding DUF7473 family protein, coding for MALLGELTPIVGTYLLLASFLTLTAHIAARNFLGSVPFTRALAIGPAIAILPFVLQRYFGALIVAIAVALDLSLFHIVYRIKWRTAGFVTAIHILVSFLGSIVIGGIVYLVSLGPPAPPS